A single genomic interval of Apis cerana isolate GH-2021 linkage group LG14, AcerK_1.0, whole genome shotgun sequence harbors:
- the LOC108004147 gene encoding NADPH oxidase 5 isoform X1 yields MENEDSCMEKDCLVERRRATTLEECSHIIGVNGVARYNREAFKQLLQDSTLMEKLFSLFDRNGDKILTQDEWIEFLKGRLKNEKSNDLIIQFENVAYSICCDNPVTFEKFQQIFSTKEIVDKLFRRIDEENLGYITSFQIMEFLSNISDTRPLAGFDKRSLEWLEKIFKQTVGNEKEIRREEFNKIVTSKNPFFTDRVFQIFDKDNSGTISLQEFVDAMHQFAGKSPDDKIKFLFKVYDIDGDGLIQLRELEHVMRACLEENGIRFSEEQIEELTMALFDDADQSNRGAITFEALKKQLEKHEGLLENLSISIDRWLVPPKPESKRKSRLQFLASLHPYQLTKPYMKNNYVYIVFISIFILINVSLFVSRLYEYRKSNGYVMLARACGQCLNFNCSFILVLMLRQCITFLRTHGFNSVLPLDQHIYLHKVTGGLICVFSITHTLMHLLNFGTIVVYDKILNHNNYTLSEWLLTSRPALFGLVGGYANPTGFILIILFLVIMICSMPFVRRGGCFEVFYWSHLLYIPYWILVILHAPNFWKWFIGPGSIYLLERIRRIAWSRSQLGKTYISSGLLLPSKVTHLVIKRPPHFVFHPGDYVFVNIPVIARYEWHPFTISSAPEQEDYIWLHIRAVGEWTNSLYSYFEKEQMKLQRDNIFPIENRSNPNVSESVSMNGKVNEKFLSLIPSRNHRSFDNPVFVSDDEKIQSPQSAIGITDVKKISNNRKLHSLLVSKMPLEKSVSVPDMLPEKKKNDRLIALRDYTRSESERNFNERQIRDARLKSLNEVYSSPQNKGLAQSFRYMRNKPTIIAFKTPSLEKYELESGDKNTIQEYRRKQSNNLSTIQSAAEEGRLQMKFEENSKKNHNDIEFDSISHSVNYTVGKPLEIFLDGPYGAPSSHIFQAQHAVLIATGIGVTPFASILQSIMHRYWKARHTCPNCKFSWASEIPPTVMHLRKVDFFWINRDQRSFEWFVNLLSQLEMEQAELGDAMERFLEMHMYITSALQKSDMKAVTLQLAMDLVHQMEKRDLITGLKTRTNAGRPNWDKVFKHLQDQKKEHEQQPQSERRTIITCIFLNYAYTGMVFFPAPPFSILVSKNSVLTFRRR; encoded by the exons acaTTGATGGAAAAGTTATTCTcgttattcgatcgaaatggAGACAAAATATTAACGCAAGATGAAtggatcgaatttttaaagggAAGATTGaa aaatgaaaaatcaaatgatcTCATCATTCAATTCGAGAATGTTGCATATTCCATATGCTGTGATAATCCAGTAACTTTTGagaaatttcaacaaatattttctaccaAAGAG AttgtagataaattatttcgacgaatcgatgaagaaaatttgGGATACATCACATCCTTTCAAATCATGGAATTTCTTTCGAACATCAGCGATACAAG GCCGCTCGCTGGATTCGACAAGCGAAGTCTGGAATGGTTGGAAAAGATCTTCAAACAGACGGTGGGCAACGAGAAGGAAATTAGGCGCGAAGAATTCAACAAAATCGTCACTTCGAAGAAC CCGTTCTTCACCGACAGAGTGTTCCAAATTTTCGACAAGGATAATTCTGGAACTATATCTCTCCAGGAGTTCGTCGATGCTATGCATCAGTTTGCAGGGAAAAGCCCTGACGACAAGATAAAATTCCTGTTCAAGGTTTACGATATTGAtg GCGATGGATTGATACAACTTCGCGAGTTGGAACACGTGATGAGAGCTTGTTTGGAGGAAAATGGAATACGATTTAGCGAGGAACAAATCGAGGAATTAACCATGGCTTTGTTCGACGATGCTGATCAGTCTAATCGAGGCGCCATTACTTTCGAAGCTTTGAAGAAACAATTAGAGAAACACGAAGGACTTTTAGAGAATCTTTCAATCAG TATCGATCGATGGCTAGTACCACCAAAACCAGAATCGAAGAGAAAATCACGTTTGCAATTCCTCGCTTCGTTGCATCCTTATCAATTGACGAAGCCATACATGAAGAACAATTACGTTTACATCGTTTTCATCTCGATCTTTATCCTGATCAATGTGTCTTTATTCGTGTCGAGACTCTACGAGTACAGAAAGTCCAATGGTTATGTTATGCTTGCTCGTGCCTGTG gCCAGTGCTTGAATTTCAACTGCAGCTTCATCCTGGTTCTTATGTTGCGTCAGTGCATCACCTTTCTACGAACTCACGGTTTCAATTCTGTATTGCCATTGGATCAACATATTTATCTGCACAAAGTGACTGGAGGTTTAATCTGTGTCTTCAGCATAACTCACACGTTGATGCATCTTCTTAATTTTG GTACTATTGTTGTCTATGACAAAATTCTTAAtcacaataattatacattatccGAGTGGTTATTGACGAGTCGACCTGCTCTGTTTGGTCTCGTAGGAGGCTATGCAAATCCAACTGGATTCATTCTTATCATCCTTTTTCTCGTAATAATGATATGTTCGATGCCGTTTGTTCGACGTGGTGGATGTTTCGAg gtATTTTACTGGTCACATTTGTTGTACATACCATACTGGATATTAGTCATATTACATGCACCGAATTTTTGGAAATGGTTCATAGGACCAGgctcaatatatttattggaaaGAATACGTAGAATTGCCTGGTCTCGTTCACAATTAGGAAAAACGTACATAAGCTCAGGTCTTCTTCTACCATCGAAAGTCACGCATTTGGTTATCAAGAGGCCTCCACATTTCGTTTTTCATCCTGGTGATTACGTCTTCGTGAATATTCCTGTCATAGCTCGTTACGAATGGCATCCATTCACTATTAGCAGCGCTCCAGAACAAGAag attatatatggCTTCACATTCGAGCAGTGGGTGAGTGGACCAATAGTCTTTACTCATACTTTGAAAAGGAGCAGATGAAACTTCAAAGggataatatatttccaattgaGAATCGCAGTAATCCAAATGTTTCTGAATCAGT GTCCATGAATGGAAAAGTGAATgagaaatttctttcactCATTCCAAGTAGGAATCATCGTAGTTTTGATAATCCTGTGTTTGTTTCTgatgatgaaaaaatacaaTCGCCTCAGTCTGCAATtg GTATAAcggatgttaaaaaaatatcaaataaccGGAAGCTTCATTCATTGCTCGTTAGCAAGATGCCTTTGGAGAAATCTGTATCTGTACCTGACATGCTaccagagaaaaagaaaaatgatcgattaattgc ACTTCGTGATTATACAAGATCAGAATCAGAGAGAAATTTCAACGAACGTCAGATACGCGATGCACGTTTGAAATCTTTAAACGAGGTCTATTCAAGTCCTCAGAATAAAGGATTGGCGCAAAGTTTTCGATACATGAGGAATAAACCCACTATAATTGCTTTCAAGACTCCAAgtctagaaaaatatgaattagaaTCAGgcgataaaaata cAATACAAGAATACAGAAGAAAACAGTCCAATAATTTAAGCACGATTCAATCGGCAGCAGAGGAGGGTAGATTGCAAatgaaattcgaagaaaattcaaaaaagaacCATAACGATATTGAGTTTGACTCAATTTCTCATTCAGTGAACTATACTGTTGGAAAACCATTGGAG attttcttGGATGGACCATACGGAGCTCCTTCAAGCCATATATTCCAAGCTCAACATGCAGTTTTAATTGCAACTGGAATCGGAGTCACACCTTTTGCTTCCATATTACAGTCTATCATGCATCGTTATTGGAAAGCTAGACACACTTGTCCAAATTGCAAATTCTCGTGGGCTAGTGAAATTCCTCCTACTGTGATGCATCTTCGAAag gTTGATTTCTTTTGGATCAACAGAGATCAACGATCCTTCGAATggtttgtaaatttattatctcaaTTGGAAATGGAACAAGCAGAATTAGGTGACGCCATGGAACGTTTTCTTGAGatgcatatgtatattacCAGTGCTTTACAAAAAAGTGACATGAAAGCTGTAACTTTACAATTGGCTATGGATTTGGTTCATCAAATg GAAAAACGGGATCTTATAACAGGTTTGAAGACACGGACGAATGCTGGCCGACCAAATTGGGATAAGGTGTTCAAACATCTTCAGGATCAGAAAAAAG
- the LOC108004147 gene encoding NADPH oxidase 5 isoform X2 has translation MENEDSCMEKDCLVERRRATTLEECSHIIGVNGVARYNREAFKQLLQDSTLMEKLFSLFDRNGDKILTQDEWIEFLKGRLKNEKSNDLIIQFENVAYSICCDNPVTFEKFQQIFSTKEIVDKLFRRIDEENLGYITSFQIMEFLSNISDTRPLAGFDKRSLEWLEKIFKQTVGNEKEIRREEFNKIVTSKNPFFTDRVFQIFDKDNSGTISLQEFVDAMHQFAGKSPDDKIKFLFKVYDIDGDGLIQLRELEHVMRACLEENGIRFSEEQIEELTMALFDDADQSNRGAITFEALKKQLEKHEGLLENLSISIDRWLVPPKPESKRKSRLQFLASLHPYQLTKPYMKNNYVYIVFISIFILINVSLFVSRLYEYRKSNGYVMLARACGQCLNFNCSFILVLMLRQCITFLRTHGFNSVLPLDQHIYLHKVTGGLICVFSITHTLMHLLNFGTIVVYDKILNHNNYTLSEWLLTSRPALFGLVGGYANPTGFILIILFLVIMICSMPFVRRGGCFEVFYWSHLLYIPYWILVILHAPNFWKWFIGPGSIYLLERIRRIAWSRSQLGKTYISSGLLLPSKVTHLVIKRPPHFVFHPGDYVFVNIPVIARYEWHPFTISSAPEQEDYIWLHIRAVGEWTNSLYSYFEKEQMKLQRDNIFPIENRSNPNVSESVSMNGKVNEKFLSLIPSRNHRSFDNPVFVSDDEKIQSPQSAIGITDVKKISNNRKLHSLLVSKMPLEKSVSVPDMLPEKKKNDRLIALRDYTRSESERNFNERQIRDARLKSLNEVYSSPQNKGLAQSFRYMRNKPTIIAFKTPSLEKYELESGDKNTIQEYRRKQSNNLSTIQSAAEEGRLQMKFEENSKKNHNDIEFDSISHSVNYTVGKPLEIFLDGPYGAPSSHIFQAQHAVLIATGIGVTPFASILQSIMHRYWKARHTCPNCKFSWASEIPPTVMHLRKVDFFWINRDQRSFEWFVNLLSQLEMEQAELGDAMERFLEMHMYITSALQKSDMKAVTLQLAMDLVHQMEKRDLITGLKTRTNAGRPNWDKVFKHLQDQKKEHEQQPQSERRTIITCIFLNYAYTGMVFFPAPPFSILRWWLSYELR, from the exons acaTTGATGGAAAAGTTATTCTcgttattcgatcgaaatggAGACAAAATATTAACGCAAGATGAAtggatcgaatttttaaagggAAGATTGaa aaatgaaaaatcaaatgatcTCATCATTCAATTCGAGAATGTTGCATATTCCATATGCTGTGATAATCCAGTAACTTTTGagaaatttcaacaaatattttctaccaAAGAG AttgtagataaattatttcgacgaatcgatgaagaaaatttgGGATACATCACATCCTTTCAAATCATGGAATTTCTTTCGAACATCAGCGATACAAG GCCGCTCGCTGGATTCGACAAGCGAAGTCTGGAATGGTTGGAAAAGATCTTCAAACAGACGGTGGGCAACGAGAAGGAAATTAGGCGCGAAGAATTCAACAAAATCGTCACTTCGAAGAAC CCGTTCTTCACCGACAGAGTGTTCCAAATTTTCGACAAGGATAATTCTGGAACTATATCTCTCCAGGAGTTCGTCGATGCTATGCATCAGTTTGCAGGGAAAAGCCCTGACGACAAGATAAAATTCCTGTTCAAGGTTTACGATATTGAtg GCGATGGATTGATACAACTTCGCGAGTTGGAACACGTGATGAGAGCTTGTTTGGAGGAAAATGGAATACGATTTAGCGAGGAACAAATCGAGGAATTAACCATGGCTTTGTTCGACGATGCTGATCAGTCTAATCGAGGCGCCATTACTTTCGAAGCTTTGAAGAAACAATTAGAGAAACACGAAGGACTTTTAGAGAATCTTTCAATCAG TATCGATCGATGGCTAGTACCACCAAAACCAGAATCGAAGAGAAAATCACGTTTGCAATTCCTCGCTTCGTTGCATCCTTATCAATTGACGAAGCCATACATGAAGAACAATTACGTTTACATCGTTTTCATCTCGATCTTTATCCTGATCAATGTGTCTTTATTCGTGTCGAGACTCTACGAGTACAGAAAGTCCAATGGTTATGTTATGCTTGCTCGTGCCTGTG gCCAGTGCTTGAATTTCAACTGCAGCTTCATCCTGGTTCTTATGTTGCGTCAGTGCATCACCTTTCTACGAACTCACGGTTTCAATTCTGTATTGCCATTGGATCAACATATTTATCTGCACAAAGTGACTGGAGGTTTAATCTGTGTCTTCAGCATAACTCACACGTTGATGCATCTTCTTAATTTTG GTACTATTGTTGTCTATGACAAAATTCTTAAtcacaataattatacattatccGAGTGGTTATTGACGAGTCGACCTGCTCTGTTTGGTCTCGTAGGAGGCTATGCAAATCCAACTGGATTCATTCTTATCATCCTTTTTCTCGTAATAATGATATGTTCGATGCCGTTTGTTCGACGTGGTGGATGTTTCGAg gtATTTTACTGGTCACATTTGTTGTACATACCATACTGGATATTAGTCATATTACATGCACCGAATTTTTGGAAATGGTTCATAGGACCAGgctcaatatatttattggaaaGAATACGTAGAATTGCCTGGTCTCGTTCACAATTAGGAAAAACGTACATAAGCTCAGGTCTTCTTCTACCATCGAAAGTCACGCATTTGGTTATCAAGAGGCCTCCACATTTCGTTTTTCATCCTGGTGATTACGTCTTCGTGAATATTCCTGTCATAGCTCGTTACGAATGGCATCCATTCACTATTAGCAGCGCTCCAGAACAAGAag attatatatggCTTCACATTCGAGCAGTGGGTGAGTGGACCAATAGTCTTTACTCATACTTTGAAAAGGAGCAGATGAAACTTCAAAGggataatatatttccaattgaGAATCGCAGTAATCCAAATGTTTCTGAATCAGT GTCCATGAATGGAAAAGTGAATgagaaatttctttcactCATTCCAAGTAGGAATCATCGTAGTTTTGATAATCCTGTGTTTGTTTCTgatgatgaaaaaatacaaTCGCCTCAGTCTGCAATtg GTATAAcggatgttaaaaaaatatcaaataaccGGAAGCTTCATTCATTGCTCGTTAGCAAGATGCCTTTGGAGAAATCTGTATCTGTACCTGACATGCTaccagagaaaaagaaaaatgatcgattaattgc ACTTCGTGATTATACAAGATCAGAATCAGAGAGAAATTTCAACGAACGTCAGATACGCGATGCACGTTTGAAATCTTTAAACGAGGTCTATTCAAGTCCTCAGAATAAAGGATTGGCGCAAAGTTTTCGATACATGAGGAATAAACCCACTATAATTGCTTTCAAGACTCCAAgtctagaaaaatatgaattagaaTCAGgcgataaaaata cAATACAAGAATACAGAAGAAAACAGTCCAATAATTTAAGCACGATTCAATCGGCAGCAGAGGAGGGTAGATTGCAAatgaaattcgaagaaaattcaaaaaagaacCATAACGATATTGAGTTTGACTCAATTTCTCATTCAGTGAACTATACTGTTGGAAAACCATTGGAG attttcttGGATGGACCATACGGAGCTCCTTCAAGCCATATATTCCAAGCTCAACATGCAGTTTTAATTGCAACTGGAATCGGAGTCACACCTTTTGCTTCCATATTACAGTCTATCATGCATCGTTATTGGAAAGCTAGACACACTTGTCCAAATTGCAAATTCTCGTGGGCTAGTGAAATTCCTCCTACTGTGATGCATCTTCGAAag gTTGATTTCTTTTGGATCAACAGAGATCAACGATCCTTCGAATggtttgtaaatttattatctcaaTTGGAAATGGAACAAGCAGAATTAGGTGACGCCATGGAACGTTTTCTTGAGatgcatatgtatattacCAGTGCTTTACAAAAAAGTGACATGAAAGCTGTAACTTTACAATTGGCTATGGATTTGGTTCATCAAATg GAAAAACGGGATCTTATAACAGGTTTGAAGACACGGACGAATGCTGGCCGACCAAATTGGGATAAGGTGTTCAAACATCTTCAGGATCAGAAAAAAG
- the LOC108004147 gene encoding NADPH oxidase 5 isoform X5, with amino-acid sequence MENEDSCMEKDCLVERRRATTLEECSHIIGVNGVARYNREAFKQLLQDSTLMEKLFSLFDRNGDKILTQDEWIEFLKGRLKNEKSNDLIIQFENVAYSICCDNPVTFEKFQQIFSTKEIVDKLFRRIDEENLGYITSFQIMEFLSNISDTRPLAGFDKRSLEWLEKIFKQTVGNEKEIRREEFNKIVTSKNPFFTDRVFQIFDKDNSGTISLQEFVDAMHQFAGKSPDDKIKFLFKVYDIDGDGLIQLRELEHVMRACLEENGIRFSEEQIEELTMALFDDADQSNRGAITFEALKKQLEKHEGLLENLSISIDRWLVPPKPESKRKSRLQFLASLHPYQLTKPYMKNNYVYIVFISIFILINVSLFVSRLYEYRKSNGYVMLARACGQCLNFNCSFILVLMLRQCITFLRTHGFNSVLPLDQHIYLHKVTGGLICVFSITHTLMHLLNFGTIVVYDKILNHNNYTLSEWLLTSRPALFGLVGGYANPTGFILIILFLVIMICSMPFVRRGGCFEVFYWSHLLYIPYWILVILHAPNFWKWFIGPGSIYLLERIRRIAWSRSQLGKTYISSGLLLPSKVTHLVIKRPPHFVFHPGDYVFVNIPVIARYEWHPFTISSAPEQEDYIWLHIRAVGEWTNSLYSYFEKEQMKLQRDNIFPIENRSNPNVSESVSMNGKVNEKFLSLIPSRNHRSFDNPVFVSDDEKIQSPQSAIGITDVKKISNNRKLHSLLVSKMPLEKSVSVPDMLPEKKKNDRLIALRDYTRSESERNFNERQIRDARLKSLNEVYSSPQNKGLAQSFRYMRNKPTIIAFKTPSLEKYELESGDKNTIQEYRRKQSNNLSTIQSAAEEGRLQMKFEENSKKNHNDIEFDSISHSVNYTVGKPLEIFLDGPYGAPSSHIFQAQHAVLIATGIGVTPFASILQSIMHRYWKARHTCPNCKFSWASEIPPTVMHLRKVDFFWINRDQRSFEWFVNLLSQLEMEQAELGDAMERFLEMHMYITSALQKSDMKAVTLQLAMDLVHQMEKRDLITGLKTRTNAGRPNWDKVFKHLQDQKKGKVTIFYCGPPQLAKILRYKCDQFGFNFRKESF; translated from the exons acaTTGATGGAAAAGTTATTCTcgttattcgatcgaaatggAGACAAAATATTAACGCAAGATGAAtggatcgaatttttaaagggAAGATTGaa aaatgaaaaatcaaatgatcTCATCATTCAATTCGAGAATGTTGCATATTCCATATGCTGTGATAATCCAGTAACTTTTGagaaatttcaacaaatattttctaccaAAGAG AttgtagataaattatttcgacgaatcgatgaagaaaatttgGGATACATCACATCCTTTCAAATCATGGAATTTCTTTCGAACATCAGCGATACAAG GCCGCTCGCTGGATTCGACAAGCGAAGTCTGGAATGGTTGGAAAAGATCTTCAAACAGACGGTGGGCAACGAGAAGGAAATTAGGCGCGAAGAATTCAACAAAATCGTCACTTCGAAGAAC CCGTTCTTCACCGACAGAGTGTTCCAAATTTTCGACAAGGATAATTCTGGAACTATATCTCTCCAGGAGTTCGTCGATGCTATGCATCAGTTTGCAGGGAAAAGCCCTGACGACAAGATAAAATTCCTGTTCAAGGTTTACGATATTGAtg GCGATGGATTGATACAACTTCGCGAGTTGGAACACGTGATGAGAGCTTGTTTGGAGGAAAATGGAATACGATTTAGCGAGGAACAAATCGAGGAATTAACCATGGCTTTGTTCGACGATGCTGATCAGTCTAATCGAGGCGCCATTACTTTCGAAGCTTTGAAGAAACAATTAGAGAAACACGAAGGACTTTTAGAGAATCTTTCAATCAG TATCGATCGATGGCTAGTACCACCAAAACCAGAATCGAAGAGAAAATCACGTTTGCAATTCCTCGCTTCGTTGCATCCTTATCAATTGACGAAGCCATACATGAAGAACAATTACGTTTACATCGTTTTCATCTCGATCTTTATCCTGATCAATGTGTCTTTATTCGTGTCGAGACTCTACGAGTACAGAAAGTCCAATGGTTATGTTATGCTTGCTCGTGCCTGTG gCCAGTGCTTGAATTTCAACTGCAGCTTCATCCTGGTTCTTATGTTGCGTCAGTGCATCACCTTTCTACGAACTCACGGTTTCAATTCTGTATTGCCATTGGATCAACATATTTATCTGCACAAAGTGACTGGAGGTTTAATCTGTGTCTTCAGCATAACTCACACGTTGATGCATCTTCTTAATTTTG GTACTATTGTTGTCTATGACAAAATTCTTAAtcacaataattatacattatccGAGTGGTTATTGACGAGTCGACCTGCTCTGTTTGGTCTCGTAGGAGGCTATGCAAATCCAACTGGATTCATTCTTATCATCCTTTTTCTCGTAATAATGATATGTTCGATGCCGTTTGTTCGACGTGGTGGATGTTTCGAg gtATTTTACTGGTCACATTTGTTGTACATACCATACTGGATATTAGTCATATTACATGCACCGAATTTTTGGAAATGGTTCATAGGACCAGgctcaatatatttattggaaaGAATACGTAGAATTGCCTGGTCTCGTTCACAATTAGGAAAAACGTACATAAGCTCAGGTCTTCTTCTACCATCGAAAGTCACGCATTTGGTTATCAAGAGGCCTCCACATTTCGTTTTTCATCCTGGTGATTACGTCTTCGTGAATATTCCTGTCATAGCTCGTTACGAATGGCATCCATTCACTATTAGCAGCGCTCCAGAACAAGAag attatatatggCTTCACATTCGAGCAGTGGGTGAGTGGACCAATAGTCTTTACTCATACTTTGAAAAGGAGCAGATGAAACTTCAAAGggataatatatttccaattgaGAATCGCAGTAATCCAAATGTTTCTGAATCAGT GTCCATGAATGGAAAAGTGAATgagaaatttctttcactCATTCCAAGTAGGAATCATCGTAGTTTTGATAATCCTGTGTTTGTTTCTgatgatgaaaaaatacaaTCGCCTCAGTCTGCAATtg GTATAAcggatgttaaaaaaatatcaaataaccGGAAGCTTCATTCATTGCTCGTTAGCAAGATGCCTTTGGAGAAATCTGTATCTGTACCTGACATGCTaccagagaaaaagaaaaatgatcgattaattgc ACTTCGTGATTATACAAGATCAGAATCAGAGAGAAATTTCAACGAACGTCAGATACGCGATGCACGTTTGAAATCTTTAAACGAGGTCTATTCAAGTCCTCAGAATAAAGGATTGGCGCAAAGTTTTCGATACATGAGGAATAAACCCACTATAATTGCTTTCAAGACTCCAAgtctagaaaaatatgaattagaaTCAGgcgataaaaata cAATACAAGAATACAGAAGAAAACAGTCCAATAATTTAAGCACGATTCAATCGGCAGCAGAGGAGGGTAGATTGCAAatgaaattcgaagaaaattcaaaaaagaacCATAACGATATTGAGTTTGACTCAATTTCTCATTCAGTGAACTATACTGTTGGAAAACCATTGGAG attttcttGGATGGACCATACGGAGCTCCTTCAAGCCATATATTCCAAGCTCAACATGCAGTTTTAATTGCAACTGGAATCGGAGTCACACCTTTTGCTTCCATATTACAGTCTATCATGCATCGTTATTGGAAAGCTAGACACACTTGTCCAAATTGCAAATTCTCGTGGGCTAGTGAAATTCCTCCTACTGTGATGCATCTTCGAAag gTTGATTTCTTTTGGATCAACAGAGATCAACGATCCTTCGAATggtttgtaaatttattatctcaaTTGGAAATGGAACAAGCAGAATTAGGTGACGCCATGGAACGTTTTCTTGAGatgcatatgtatattacCAGTGCTTTACAAAAAAGTGACATGAAAGCTGTAACTTTACAATTGGCTATGGATTTGGTTCATCAAATg GAAAAACGGGATCTTATAACAGGTTTGAAGACACGGACGAATGCTGGCCGACCAAATTGGGATAAGGTGTTCAAACATCTTCAGGATCAGAAAAAAGGCAAAGTAACGATCTTTTATTGTGGTCCACCACAGTTGGCAAAAATTTTACGTTACAAGTGTGATCAGTTTGGATTCAATTTCAGAAaggaatcattttaa